A part of Flavobacteriaceae bacterium GSB9 genomic DNA contains:
- a CDS encoding glycosyltransferase family 2 protein, with the protein METLTIFTPSFNRAYCLYQCYNSLIAQTKNNFIWLIIDDGSIDNTKELVNSWMQENKINIQYHYQDNQGMHGAHNAAYRLIKTELNVCIDSDDYMPNDAVENILNYWNTLKNKPKDLAGFIGLDAYKNGSVIGHSIPDSISFTTLEDLHNKHKVTGDKKLVLRTSIVKQFPPYPIFPNERFVPLGTLYLQIDKKYKLGCLNNILCIVEYLEDGSSRNIVKQYYRHPKGFRYARVNALKHSNYLKVRLKNAIHYVSHSIQLKDFKFLNKSPKPWLTLFSVPFGAALYLYVLYINKLKK; encoded by the coding sequence ATGGAGACATTAACCATATTTACTCCGTCTTTCAATCGTGCTTATTGCTTATACCAGTGTTACAATAGTTTGATCGCTCAAACCAAAAATAACTTTATTTGGTTAATTATTGATGACGGATCAATTGACAACACAAAAGAACTAGTTAATAGTTGGATGCAAGAAAACAAAATCAACATCCAATACCACTACCAAGACAATCAGGGTATGCACGGGGCCCATAATGCCGCATACAGATTAATAAAGACCGAACTAAATGTTTGTATAGATTCTGATGATTATATGCCCAATGATGCCGTTGAAAACATTCTGAATTATTGGAATACACTAAAAAACAAACCTAAGGACCTTGCTGGTTTTATTGGTTTAGATGCGTATAAAAATGGAAGTGTTATTGGACATTCCATACCTGATAGTATAAGTTTTACAACATTGGAAGATTTGCATAACAAGCATAAGGTTACAGGAGATAAAAAACTCGTATTGCGCACCTCAATCGTGAAGCAGTTCCCTCCTTATCCAATATTTCCGAACGAACGCTTTGTGCCGTTAGGTACGCTATACCTGCAAATTGACAAAAAATATAAACTAGGATGTTTAAATAATATACTTTGTATTGTTGAATATTTAGAAGACGGTTCTTCAAGAAATATTGTTAAACAATATTACCGACACCCGAAAGGATTCCGATATGCACGTGTTAATGCTTTAAAACATTCAAACTATTTAAAAGTACGTTTAAAAAATGCTATCCATTACGTGTCACATTCTATTCAATTAAAGGATTTTAAGTTTTTAAACAAAAGCCCCAAACCTTGGCTTACATTATTTTCTGTACCTTTTGGTGCTGCTCTTTATTTATATGTGCTTTATATTAACAAGTTAAAAAAATGA